The Delphinus delphis chromosome 17, mDelDel1.2, whole genome shotgun sequence genome includes the window GTGTCCGGGTCAGAGGTCACCCTGAATGCAGCCTCCACAGCCGATAGGAGAGGCCACTGGAAAGGACGGCCTTACCGATGCAGCACCTGCGACAGGAGCTTCAAATGCTATTCAGATGTGGTGAAACACCAGAGCATTCACTCTGGGGAGAAACCCTACGAGTGCAGCGACTGTGGGAAGGCCTTCATCCACAGCTCCCACGTCGTCAGGCACCAGCGCATTCACAACGGGGAGAGGCCTTACGTTTGTAAGgagtgtgggaaggccttcagccAGAGCTTCAACCTCATCAGACACCAGAGAATCCACACGGGAGAGAAGCCCTACGAATGTGCTGAGTGTGGCAGGTCCTTCAGTCAGAGGTCAGATGCCATTAAGcaccagagaattcacactggCGAGCGGCTGTATGAGTGCAGCGAGTGCGGGAAAACCTTCATCCATAGCTCAAACGTCGTCCGGCACCAGAGAATTCACCACGGAGAGAATCCTTACGAATGCAAagagtgtgggaaagccttcagccAGAGCTCCAACCTCATTCAGCACCAGCGGGtccacactggggagaagccctACGCCTGCCAGGAGTGTGGGCGCGCCTTCAGCCGCAGCTCCTTCCTCAGTGAGCACCGGCGCATCCACACCGGGGAGAAGCCCTACGAGTGCGGTGAGTGTGGCCGCGCCTTCAGGGCCCTGTCGGGCTTCTTCCGGCACCAGAGGatccacactggggagaagcctTTCCACTGTGCCAGGTGTGGCAGGGCCTTCCGCCTGAGCTTTCATCTTATCCAGCACCAGCGAGTTCACGGCACGGAGTGAGCCTGTTGGGGGGTGAACATGGAGTGGAAAATTGAGTAAAGAAGATTGGAGTGTGGGTACAACACCCTTCACTTTTTGCCCACTCCCCCAGCTTTGTGTACTTTGCCCCACATGAAGAGGATAAAACTGTCTTGCTGGTCTCCAAGCCTGCCCGTGGAGGCCTGCAGTTTGTCTGCCGCCGCCTTGCCAGGAGCactggaaaggaaagaggagcCTTGGGGAAGGAGACGTGATGGCAACGTGTGCCTCGGaagttaatttatttcattttcacagcactgggttttttcctgaagtataatttacatatagtgGAACACATAAATCTTAAGTGTTTGGTTTTATGAGTTTCAACAGTACAATGTGC containing:
- the ZNF696 gene encoding zinc finger protein 696 isoform X2, whose translation is MDTCTAFLAQAPSGGPASCYAALVAEQGAQSPGLMLRQATLEEGGRRGQAVPGLLRGPPRTLRFPDPCGNEEARERPKGSPRRPVVYEETGGQNGHEDSVSGSEVTLNAASTADRRGHWKGRPYRCSTCDRSFKCYSDVVKHQSIHSGEKPYECSDCGKAFIHSSHVVRHQRIHNGERPYVCKECGKAFSQSFNLIRHQRIHTGEKPYECAECGRSFSQRSDAIKHQRIHTGERLYECSECGKTFIHSSNVVRHQRIHHGENPYECKECGKAFSQSSNLIQHQRVHTGEKPYACQECGRAFSRSSFLSEHRRIHTGEKPYECGECGRAFRALSGFFRHQRIHTGEKPFHCARCGRAFRLSFHLIQHQRVHGTE
- the ZNF696 gene encoding zinc finger protein 696 isoform X1; this translates as MPALRQVSYYWCFCGKQQAEPQPESTERPREATLMDTCTAFLAQAPSGGPASCYAALVAEQGAQSPGLMLRQATLEEGGRRGQAVPGLLRGPPRTLRFPDPCGNEEARERPKGSPRRPVVYEETGGQNGHEDSVSGSEVTLNAASTADRRGHWKGRPYRCSTCDRSFKCYSDVVKHQSIHSGEKPYECSDCGKAFIHSSHVVRHQRIHNGERPYVCKECGKAFSQSFNLIRHQRIHTGEKPYECAECGRSFSQRSDAIKHQRIHTGERLYECSECGKTFIHSSNVVRHQRIHHGENPYECKECGKAFSQSSNLIQHQRVHTGEKPYACQECGRAFSRSSFLSEHRRIHTGEKPYECGECGRAFRALSGFFRHQRIHTGEKPFHCARCGRAFRLSFHLIQHQRVHGTE